In Spiroplasma litorale, a single genomic region encodes these proteins:
- a CDS encoding serine/threonine protein kinase produces the protein MRDYETGELLADRYEIIEKLGKGGMASVYKAIDAYTRTIVAVKVIAPEIVIKPVGQERFEIEKEAFAKLGMNPYVVKLFDVIQSGSEWLIILENVDGGTLKDKYRQFGAMTLSEIKYYFSKLCDALEDAHNLGIIHRDIKPDNVLLTKSGQVKLADFGISVMEGYDTEVEKAIGTPKYMPPEIIAAQKPTPQSDIYSLGIMLYEFSTGIAPFVGKEAKKIAGKHLREAPTFPRLINPAIPQSLENIILKMIEKEPQYRYQSASEVKRDLLKVKQTDLVKQYTYHKKVFLMAGDKARKFNVGTFYSKLPLIAKNRFSFALSFVILLSIIAFVIVLVFV, from the coding sequence ATGAGAGATTACGAAACTGGTGAACTTTTAGCAGATAGATATGAAATTATTGAAAAACTAGGTAAGGGTGGAATGGCATCAGTTTATAAAGCTATTGATGCATACACCAGAACAATAGTTGCAGTTAAAGTAATAGCTCCAGAAATTGTTATAAAACCTGTTGGACAAGAGCGATTTGAAATCGAAAAAGAAGCTTTTGCTAAATTAGGAATGAATCCATATGTAGTCAAACTTTTTGATGTTATTCAATCAGGAAGCGAATGGCTTATAATTCTTGAAAATGTTGATGGAGGAACTTTAAAAGACAAATATCGCCAATTTGGAGCAATGACTTTATCAGAAATTAAATATTACTTTTCAAAACTTTGTGATGCGTTAGAAGATGCTCATAATTTGGGAATAATTCACAGGGATATTAAACCTGATAATGTTTTGCTAACTAAAAGCGGTCAAGTTAAGCTTGCCGATTTTGGAATTTCTGTTATGGAAGGTTATGATACAGAAGTTGAAAAAGCTATTGGAACTCCAAAATATATGCCACCAGAAATTATTGCTGCTCAAAAACCAACTCCACAGAGTGATATATACTCGTTAGGAATAATGTTATATGAATTTAGTACTGGAATTGCGCCATTTGTCGGTAAAGAAGCAAAAAAAATAGCTGGTAAACATTTAAGAGAAGCTCCAACCTTTCCGAGATTGATAAACCCAGCTATTCCTCAGAGTCTTGAAAATATAATACTTAAGATGATTGAAAAAGAACCACAATATAGATATCAAAGTGCTTCTGAAGTTAAAAGGGACCTTTTAAAAGTAAAACAAACTGATTTAGTTAAGCAATACACTTATCATAAAAAAGTTTTTTTAATGGCAGGAGATAAGGCTAGAAAATTTAATGTAGGAACTTTTTACAGTAAATTACCATTAATTGCCAAAAATAGATTTTCATTTGCATTATCATTTGTAATACTTTTATCTATAATTGCATTCGTTATTGTCTTAGTATTTGTTTAA
- the rsmD gene encoding 16S rRNA (guanine(966)-N(2))-methyltransferase RsmD: protein MKVISGKFKGRKLNVLEGLNTRPTLTRVKEDIFNVLNNYFIYNEKICLDLFAGSGALGIEAISRGVKHVYFNEHNKDAIKVLNSNLEKIGKEDFTILNLDFKDALKYMLENNIKIDLLFLDPPFKEVGYYKDFFEYISKVKIINNYGILIIESKEILEKNLLLGYVCLKYKFYKNKHLYIIRLEE, encoded by the coding sequence ATGAAGGTTATTAGTGGTAAATTTAAAGGGCGAAAACTAAATGTTCTTGAAGGTTTGAATACAAGACCAACATTAACAAGAGTTAAAGAGGACATTTTCAATGTATTAAATAATTATTTTATATATAATGAAAAAATTTGTTTAGATTTATTTGCTGGAAGTGGGGCTCTTGGAATTGAAGCAATATCAAGAGGGGTAAAACATGTTTATTTTAATGAACATAACAAAGATGCAATTAAAGTATTAAACTCAAATCTTGAAAAGATAGGTAAAGAAGATTTTACAATATTGAATTTAGATTTTAAAGACGCTTTAAAATATATGTTGGAAAACAATATAAAAATAGATTTACTTTTTCTAGATCCACCATTTAAAGAAGTTGGCTATTATAAAGATTTTTTTGAGTACATTAGTAAGGTAAAAATAATCAATAATTATGGTATATTAATAATAGAGTCTAAAGAAATTTTAGAAAAAAATTTACTATTAGGTTACGTGTGTTTAAAATATAAATTTTATAAGAATAAGCATTTATATATTATTAGGTTAGAGGAATAG
- a CDS encoding PP2C family protein-serine/threonine phosphatase: MKFKHTMLSEIGNYRKLNQDYVGFVENNGNAFGIVCDGMGGHAHGEVASKIAVEKFIKLFKEQDFNGLNQKDINRWLRNSVSEILNEMVEYSNEHFETKDMGTTLTAILFTSIGGFVVNIGDSRTYKLVGEDIHQITQDQNLWNSTPEAERNDMKMSGLYSEVNEVTFWKVLTSALGPQKTLRIDTYFIEDISGTYFLTTDGIHDYMDNELTASTLANKKIKLKDKAFYIIEDAKENVSTDNLTILIIEVE, from the coding sequence ATGAAATTTAAACATACAATGTTATCAGAAATTGGTAACTACAGAAAACTAAATCAGGACTATGTAGGATTTGTAGAAAATAATGGTAATGCTTTCGGAATAGTTTGTGATGGAATGGGTGGACATGCTCACGGTGAAGTTGCATCAAAAATTGCAGTTGAAAAATTTATAAAACTATTCAAAGAACAAGATTTTAATGGATTAAATCAAAAAGATATTAATAGATGATTAAGAAATAGCGTAAGTGAAATTTTAAATGAAATGGTTGAATATTCAAATGAGCATTTCGAAACTAAAGATATGGGAACCACACTAACTGCAATATTATTTACTTCAATTGGAGGTTTCGTAGTGAACATTGGTGACTCTAGAACTTATAAATTAGTTGGAGAAGATATTCACCAAATAACACAAGATCAAAATTTGTGAAATTCAACACCTGAAGCAGAAAGAAATGATATGAAAATGTCAGGTCTTTATAGTGAAGTCAATGAAGTTACATTTTGAAAAGTTTTAACAAGTGCTTTAGGGCCACAAAAAACATTAAGAATTGATACATACTTCATAGAAGATATAAGTGGTACTTATTTTTTAACCACTGATGGTATTCATGATTATATGGATAATGAACTTACAGCATCAACTTTAGCAAACAAAAAAATTAAATTAAAAGATAAAGCTTTTTATATAATTGAAGACGCTAAAGAAAATGTATCGACTGATAATTTAACTATACTAATAATAGAAGTGGAGTAG
- the rlmN gene encoding 23S rRNA (adenine(2503)-C(2))-methyltransferase RlmN, translating to MKKNSIFNYTLENLEIFLEKNNFKKFSAKQIFNWLYVKNILDFDLMTNLSKELKTFLKENFEINELNLLVSEESNDGTIKLLFMLDDKKTIETVLMPQKYGQSVCVTTQVGCKMSCTFCASGLIKTERNLETYEMVLQILTINKILKDKYIDDPDNPKARVSHIVVMGIGEPFDNFKNVWDFVNIVNNGNGYKIGARHITISTCGVVPKIIDFANLNSQVNLAISLHAPNNEIRNKLMPINKAYPIEKLIDAVKYYVNKTNRRITFEYILIEGINDSEQNAIELAKLVKGINGYVNLIPYNEVEENPFKRSTKISQFFQVLKKLNVNAILRKEFGIDINAACGQLRAKREGILKNEI from the coding sequence ATGAAAAAAAATAGTATCTTTAATTACACATTAGAAAATTTAGAAATCTTCCTTGAAAAAAATAACTTTAAAAAGTTTTCTGCAAAACAAATATTTAATTGACTTTATGTTAAAAATATTTTAGATTTTGATTTAATGACAAATTTAAGTAAAGAACTTAAAACGTTTTTAAAGGAAAATTTTGAAATTAATGAACTTAATTTATTGGTTTCTGAAGAATCAAATGACGGTACAATAAAATTGCTTTTTATGTTAGACGATAAAAAAACAATTGAAACAGTATTGATGCCACAAAAATACGGTCAATCAGTTTGTGTTACCACTCAAGTTGGTTGCAAAATGTCTTGTACTTTTTGTGCATCTGGTCTTATAAAAACCGAAAGAAATTTAGAAACTTATGAAATGGTACTTCAAATACTTACTATTAATAAAATTTTAAAAGATAAATATATAGATGACCCTGATAATCCAAAGGCAAGAGTAAGTCATATTGTGGTTATGGGGATTGGCGAACCATTTGATAATTTTAAAAATGTTTGAGATTTTGTAAATATAGTCAATAATGGAAATGGTTATAAAATTGGTGCTAGACATATAACTATTTCAACTTGTGGTGTAGTTCCTAAAATAATTGATTTCGCGAATTTAAATAGTCAAGTAAATTTAGCAATATCATTGCACGCTCCAAATAACGAAATAAGAAATAAACTTATGCCTATTAATAAAGCGTACCCAATTGAAAAACTAATTGATGCAGTTAAATATTATGTTAATAAAACTAACAGAAGAATTACTTTTGAATATATTTTAATCGAGGGGATAAATGATTCAGAGCAAAATGCAATTGAATTAGCAAAACTTGTAAAAGGTATCAACGGTTATGTAAATTTAATTCCATACAACGAGGTTGAAGAAAATCCATTTAAAAGATCAACAAAAATAAGTCAATTTTTTCAAGTGTTAAAAAAATTAAATGTAAATGCAATATTGAGAAAAGAATTTGGTATTGATATTAATGCAGCTTGTGGTCAACTTAGAGCAAAAAGAGAAGGAATCTTAAAGAATGAAATTTAA
- a CDS encoding APC family permease gives MKTKKEQLGLLSLIWMGVSFIAGITFTASFAGVVTNTNDEGQNVGVGIHILWIFVLEGIVAFMCAWAFAKLVKQHPQANGGASQYVRTAFGKFWGLLMGIINYSVIPLIGMGLIVSMVRQNFDGGDNNLVGYDKNNQINPWGSWGPWGSLYLDLIAFGLYMFAATIIFFGIKKYKYVSIIIGYMTWGITILIMIFGLVAGFTSESSGLDQYVNNSSFGFSSFSKTFTTCFFAFAGIETFITTGKNIKNRSKNMPIAIIIIMIATTVFYILFSLIIMFAVNAPFSGNPNLQIFKKFDSDFLKKFGPWLIIVCTVLMRFNSSLQVTMFGGSTLEPLASQRFISKLFKKENKENVPIAGVLTTIIIIMVTGFLFLFIPDIVQGIAKKPSPFNYGTIANSASILLLLIYYMVIPTALVQGFRKKIKIKVWEYIGWILTMILLTFFFVMYFIDLINGFMKTDDIQSILSSTFQLLYLVIVFVTAILLYFVYHKKLLIKIKSNNEEMKILNDYESVFKIIEIPNNI, from the coding sequence ATGAAAACGAAAAAAGAGCAGTTAGGTTTGCTCTCTTTAATATGAATGGGCGTTAGTTTTATCGCTGGAATTACATTTACAGCAAGTTTTGCTGGTGTAGTCACAAATACAAATGATGAAGGACAAAATGTAGGAGTTGGTATCCATATACTTTGAATTTTTGTTCTTGAAGGAATTGTTGCTTTTATGTGTGCATGGGCATTTGCAAAACTTGTAAAGCAACACCCTCAAGCAAATGGTGGTGCAAGTCAATATGTTAGAACTGCATTTGGTAAGTTTTGAGGATTACTAATGGGAATAATCAACTATTCAGTTATTCCTCTTATTGGTATGGGTTTAATCGTATCAATGGTAAGGCAAAATTTTGATGGTGGAGATAACAACCTTGTTGGTTATGACAAGAACAATCAAATAAACCCTTGAGGTTCATGAGGTCCTTGAGGAAGTTTATACTTGGATTTAATTGCATTTGGTTTATATATGTTTGCAGCTACCATAATTTTCTTTGGAATTAAAAAATATAAATATGTTTCTATAATAATTGGATATATGACATGAGGAATAACTATACTAATTATGATCTTTGGACTGGTGGCAGGATTTACAAGTGAATCTTCAGGGCTAGACCAATATGTAAATAATTCTTCGTTTGGTTTTTCGTCATTTAGTAAAACTTTTACAACATGCTTCTTTGCCTTTGCGGGTATTGAAACTTTTATTACAACAGGAAAAAACATAAAGAATAGAAGCAAAAATATGCCAATTGCAATAATTATTATAATGATTGCAACTACAGTTTTTTATATATTGTTTAGCTTAATAATTATGTTTGCTGTTAATGCACCATTCAGTGGGAATCCAAATCTTCAAATATTTAAAAAATTTGATAGTGACTTTTTAAAAAAATTTGGTCCTTGGCTTATAATTGTATGTACCGTTTTAATGAGATTTAATTCATCATTACAAGTTACAATGTTTGGAGGTTCAACCCTTGAACCTTTAGCTAGTCAAAGATTTATTTCTAAATTATTTAAAAAAGAAAACAAAGAAAATGTCCCAATTGCAGGTGTATTAACTACAATTATTATAATAATGGTTACTGGATTCTTATTTTTATTTATACCAGACATAGTTCAGGGTATCGCAAAAAAACCATCACCCTTTAATTATGGAACAATTGCCAATTCAGCTTCAATATTGCTGCTATTAATCTATTATATGGTTATACCTACAGCATTAGTTCAAGGCTTTAGAAAGAAAATAAAAATAAAAGTTTGAGAATACATTGGTTGAATTTTAACAATGATTCTATTAACATTTTTCTTTGTGATGTACTTCATTGATTTAATAAATGGATTTATGAAAACAGATGATATACAATCAATTCTATCAAGTACATTCCAACTATTATATTTAGTGATTGTTTTTGTAACTGCAATATTATTATATTTTGTTTATCATAAAAAATTGCTTATAAAAATTAAATCAAATAACGAGGAAATGAAAATACTTAATGATTATGAATCAGTATTTAAAATAATAGAAATTCCAAATAACATTTAA
- the gmk gene encoding guanylate kinase codes for MKKGKIIILSGPSGVGKGTINKELAKDNSLNLTQSISMTTRAARPGEVDGVNYFFVDRSTFKDAIEHDELIEYAEFIGNFYGTPRKYLYDKIENGENVVLEIEVTGATQILKKEESSKLVSIFLMPPNLKQLENRLRNRGTENEEVIKQRLDKALLEIPLKHKYQYVITIDSVEDAVEKVKEVLTKEDTLEKDWKTSKYYKLNEDVKKIITDQYMFLVDNWKDNVIHLDNFKDIKSFNFLEYLINFLTEKIYKFVLAHEELKSLENFNKVKSYAEKFMLDFNFFTIEQE; via the coding sequence ATGAAAAAAGGAAAAATAATTATTTTATCTGGTCCATCAGGTGTTGGAAAAGGAACAATTAATAAGGAATTAGCAAAAGATAATTCATTAAATCTTACACAATCAATATCAATGACAACAAGAGCGGCCAGACCAGGAGAAGTTGATGGAGTAAACTATTTTTTTGTAGACAGAAGCACTTTCAAGGATGCAATTGAACATGATGAATTAATTGAATATGCTGAATTTATTGGTAACTTTTATGGAACTCCTAGGAAGTATTTATACGACAAAATTGAAAATGGTGAAAACGTTGTTTTAGAAATTGAAGTAACTGGTGCCACTCAAATATTAAAAAAAGAAGAATCAAGTAAATTGGTTTCAATTTTTTTAATGCCACCCAATTTAAAACAACTAGAAAATAGATTACGCAATCGCGGAACTGAAAATGAAGAAGTTATAAAACAAAGATTAGACAAGGCATTATTAGAGATACCTCTAAAACATAAATATCAGTATGTAATTACAATTGATAGTGTTGAAGATGCGGTTGAAAAAGTTAAAGAAGTATTAACAAAAGAAGATACACTTGAAAAAGATTGAAAAACAAGTAAATATTATAAACTAAATGAAGATGTTAAAAAAATCATTACAGACCAATATATGTTTTTGGTTGACAATTGAAAAGACAATGTTATACATTTAGATAACTTTAAAGATATTAAAAGTTTTAATTTTTTAGAATATTTAATCAATTTTTTAACTGAAAAAATATATAAATTTGTATTAGCACACGAAGAATTAAAAAGTTTAGAGAATTTCAACAAAGTAAAATCATACGCAGAAAAATTTATGTTAGACTTTAATTTTTTTACAATAGAGCAGGAATAA
- the rsgA gene encoding ribosome small subunit-dependent GTPase A — translation MQSGIVLKILSEFVYVFFNNDIYVCNSKGILRHNKKTPITGDYVDFEIIDEVLQQGLIKNIKKRRNELYRPKIANIDQAIIVTSLREPNLNTFTLNKYLFFIESLNIEPVLLFTKTDLLNKKDLDYIKAVEYSKLKYKTIFISNVNKVDENFNKLEEVVEKKVSVFTGQTGAGKSTTLNNLIPNLFEKTQEISKSLNRGKHTTTKNELFQYNNGLIADTPGFSSFEFKNIDVLELVSGIRIFSQYSNKCKFNNCVHINTPNCEVFRQVEDSKIPKFIYDDYVKVINELRASIKKG, via the coding sequence ATGCAATCAGGAATAGTATTAAAAATATTAAGTGAATTTGTGTATGTTTTTTTTAATAATGATATATACGTTTGTAACTCAAAAGGAATTCTAAGACATAACAAAAAAACACCAATAACAGGAGATTACGTAGACTTTGAAATAATTGATGAGGTCTTACAGCAGGGTTTGATTAAAAATATAAAAAAAAGACGAAATGAGTTATATAGACCTAAAATTGCAAATATTGATCAAGCAATAATTGTAACATCATTGAGAGAACCAAATCTTAATACATTCACTTTGAATAAGTACTTATTTTTCATAGAATCCTTAAATATTGAACCTGTTCTGCTTTTTACTAAAACTGATCTCTTAAATAAAAAAGATTTAGATTATATTAAAGCAGTTGAGTATTCAAAATTAAAATATAAGACAATATTTATAAGTAATGTAAATAAAGTCGATGAAAATTTTAATAAACTTGAAGAAGTGGTAGAAAAAAAAGTATCTGTATTTACAGGTCAAACAGGTGCAGGTAAATCAACTACTTTAAATAATTTAATACCAAATTTATTTGAAAAAACTCAAGAAATATCTAAGTCTTTAAATAGAGGTAAACACACAACAACTAAAAATGAGTTATTTCAATATAACAATGGTTTAATAGCTGATACACCAGGATTTTCATCATTTGAATTTAAAAATATAGATGTATTAGAGTTAGTAAGTGGTATTAGGATATTTTCTCAATACAGTAATAAATGCAAGTTTAATAACTGTGTGCATATAAATACTCCTAATTGTGAAGTGTTTAGACAAGTTGAAGATTCTAAGATTCCTAAATTTATATATGATGATTATGTTAAAGTGATAAATGAATTAAGAGCTTCAATTAAAAAGGGGTAG
- the rsmB gene encoding 16S rRNA (cytosine(967)-C(5))-methyltransferase RsmB encodes MNPRFISLNILDNVIFNNLFANKQLNNIKNNMSISKNDIFFIFKLVYGVIQYKLYLEYVTNKVLKKEIKNNKIKIIIWMALFQLVFLNSKAYYVINEAVELSKKVDHNLSSFVNAVLRKLQNKEYWKVNIKNKKNVAPLKEGIPYWLFDQISKQYSIDIAKKWIEYVNKESNLYVRLNTLKISKENFINNYNDVLKIEELEISNNFFIVSSNLFETDLLKKGFVYIQDPLSGLACEILNPEKNSKILDMCCAPGGKLSYLSQLVNQEADITAIEINENKKNIIQNNLENLGILNININYIDAVDYKTKTKFDYILLDAPCTGYGVIKNKPEIRLRKSTNDDIQKLYNLQKKLLEKAYSLLSKGGAIVYSTCTINKNENEFQIDEFLKKHKKMKKVYEKQYFGFEYNTNGFYICKLIKSSV; translated from the coding sequence ATGAATCCAAGATTTATATCGTTAAATATTTTAGACAATGTAATATTTAATAATTTGTTTGCAAATAAACAATTAAATAATATAAAAAATAATATGAGTATATCAAAAAATGATATTTTTTTTATTTTTAAATTAGTTTATGGAGTTATTCAATATAAGCTTTACTTAGAATATGTAACGAATAAAGTTTTAAAAAAAGAAATAAAAAATAATAAAATAAAAATAATTATTTGAATGGCATTGTTTCAATTAGTTTTTTTAAATTCTAAAGCTTATTATGTAATAAATGAAGCTGTTGAATTATCAAAAAAAGTTGATCATAATTTATCTTCATTTGTTAATGCAGTTCTTAGAAAACTTCAAAATAAAGAATATTGAAAAGTAAATATTAAAAATAAAAAAAATGTCGCCCCTTTAAAAGAAGGTATCCCATATTGACTCTTCGATCAAATATCTAAACAATACTCAATTGATATTGCAAAAAAATGAATTGAATATGTTAATAAAGAATCAAATTTATATGTAAGATTAAATACATTGAAAATAAGCAAAGAAAATTTTATAAATAATTATAATGATGTTTTAAAAATAGAAGAATTAGAAATTTCTAACAACTTTTTTATTGTTAGCTCTAACTTATTTGAAACTGATTTATTAAAAAAAGGTTTTGTTTATATACAAGACCCATTAAGTGGATTGGCGTGTGAAATTTTAAATCCAGAAAAGAATTCTAAAATACTTGATATGTGTTGTGCGCCTGGTGGTAAATTAAGTTATTTAAGTCAATTAGTTAATCAAGAAGCAGATATTACAGCTATTGAAATTAATGAAAATAAAAAAAATATAATACAAAATAATTTAGAAAATCTTGGTATTTTAAATATAAATATAAATTATATTGATGCAGTTGATTATAAAACCAAAACAAAATTTGACTACATACTATTGGATGCTCCGTGCACTGGATATGGGGTGATCAAAAATAAGCCAGAGATAAGATTAAGAAAAAGTACTAATGATGATATTCAAAAACTTTATAATTTACAAAAAAAACTACTAGAAAAAGCATATAGTTTATTATCTAAGGGTGGAGCAATTGTTTATTCAACTTGTACAATTAATAAAAATGAAAACGAATTTCAAATTGATGAGTTTTTAAAGAAACATAAAAAAATGAAAAAAGTTTATGAAAAACAATATTTTGGTTTTGAATACAATACTAATGGTTTTTACATATGTAAGTTAATTAAGAGTAGTGTTTAA
- the def gene encoding peptide deformylase → MEKDLLQKEIPTNKWLWKDNQPEVIRNTSLDVKLPLSSEDENTMHRLIDFVRYSQDPILNNKQKEDHLRPAVGLAAPQIGVNKNMFFARFEWTKKKKSEEHQDSKDNAEEYAIINGKIIAKSNQIACLDGGEGCLSVDKDYKGLVPRSYKIQVTGYDWLTKKEVNLTLRGYKAIVFQHELDHNNGKLFYDWINKKQPFYSEDDWFLI, encoded by the coding sequence TTAGAAAAGGATCTTTTGCAAAAAGAGATTCCCACTAACAAATGACTTTGGAAAGATAATCAACCTGAGGTCATAAGAAACACATCATTAGATGTAAAATTACCATTAAGTTCAGAAGATGAAAATACAATGCACCGTTTAATTGATTTTGTAAGATACAGTCAAGACCCAATTTTAAATAACAAACAAAAAGAAGATCATTTAAGACCTGCAGTTGGTTTGGCTGCACCACAAATTGGTGTAAATAAGAATATGTTTTTTGCAAGATTTGAGTGAACAAAAAAGAAAAAATCTGAAGAGCATCAAGATAGTAAAGATAATGCTGAAGAATATGCAATTATAAATGGAAAAATTATTGCAAAAAGCAATCAAATTGCTTGTCTTGATGGCGGTGAAGGTTGTCTTAGCGTTGATAAAGATTACAAAGGTTTAGTTCCAAGAAGTTATAAAATTCAGGTGACAGGTTATGATTGATTAACAAAAAAAGAAGTAAACCTTACTTTAAGGGGTTACAAAGCAATTGTATTTCAACATGAATTGGATCATAATAATGGTAAGTTGTTTTATGATTGAATTAATAAAAAACAACCTTTTTACTCAGAAGATGATTGATTTTTAATATAA
- a CDS encoding ribonuclease J: MENNDKNNLLSELEKKIIVKKLEDNENPERKKLDYSELPTKVYALGGLEEVGKNTYCIEHDDEIIILDAGVKFPDNTQLGITAVIPDFSHLVENNEKVKALFITHGHEDHIGGIPYLLQQVDVPVIYAPELAAALIRDRLKEFKLQNKTVVREYVENDVYSTKHFKLEFAAVNHSIPDAFGIYIETPNGAIFSTGDYKFDWTPLGHNANIQRLSKWGNEGIQLLMADSTNAEVEGYTIGEKKIIQNIDVHFLKAKGRIIIASFASNVHRLQHIIELANKYSRRIIVIGRSIERIIKIIRQIGHLNINDKMFIKPNEIDNYPKNQIMILCTGSQGEPMAALSRISRMEHQTIKIIPGDTVIMSSSPIPGNRADVENVVNNLTKIGAIVIENSGENKIHTSGHASQEEQKILFTLLKPKFFMPMHGEYRMLKTHGETANSVNVKKDNVFVVANGDQILLHNGVAELGKRVPADAIFIDGKDMTGKASNVIRERNILSHDGLMAVIISIDSQTNKLSSQPRIVSRGSFYVRESGNVIAEAINIVTNAVLSVLNSSKPTFGAIKNSIKESLSPFIFRCKRRNPLIIPVILNRKVEIK, translated from the coding sequence ATGGAAAATAACGATAAGAATAATTTATTAAGTGAATTAGAAAAAAAAATAATAGTAAAAAAACTAGAGGATAATGAAAATCCAGAAAGAAAAAAATTAGATTACTCAGAACTACCAACTAAAGTATATGCATTAGGTGGACTTGAAGAAGTTGGGAAAAATACATATTGTATAGAACATGATGATGAAATTATAATTTTAGACGCAGGGGTTAAATTTCCAGATAATACCCAATTAGGTATTACTGCAGTTATACCTGATTTTAGTCATCTTGTTGAAAATAATGAAAAAGTAAAAGCTTTATTTATAACTCATGGTCATGAAGATCACATTGGTGGTATTCCATATCTTTTACAACAAGTTGATGTTCCTGTAATATATGCACCAGAATTAGCTGCTGCTTTAATCAGAGATAGATTAAAAGAATTTAAATTACAAAATAAAACAGTTGTTAGAGAGTATGTCGAAAATGATGTATATTCAACAAAACACTTTAAACTTGAATTTGCAGCAGTAAATCATTCAATTCCTGACGCATTTGGTATTTATATAGAGACTCCAAATGGAGCTATTTTTTCTACTGGAGACTATAAATTTGACTGAACACCACTAGGACATAACGCAAATATTCAAAGACTTTCTAAATGAGGGAACGAAGGAATTCAATTGCTAATGGCTGACTCTACTAATGCAGAGGTTGAAGGTTATACTATTGGAGAGAAAAAGATTATTCAAAATATTGATGTTCATTTTTTAAAAGCCAAAGGCAGAATTATAATTGCTTCTTTTGCTTCAAATGTTCATAGATTACAACACATCATTGAATTAGCTAATAAATATAGTAGAAGAATAATTGTCATAGGTAGAAGTATTGAAAGAATCATTAAAATAATTAGACAAATTGGGCATTTAAATATTAATGACAAAATGTTTATAAAACCTAACGAAATTGATAATTATCCAAAAAACCAAATTATGATTTTATGTACTGGTAGTCAAGGTGAACCAATGGCTGCGCTTTCACGAATTTCAAGAATGGAACACCAAACCATAAAAATTATTCCTGGCGACACAGTAATAATGTCTTCTTCTCCTATTCCAGGTAATAGAGCAGATGTTGAAAACGTAGTCAACAATTTAACTAAAATTGGAGCCATCGTTATTGAAAATAGCGGTGAAAATAAAATACATACTTCAGGACACGCAAGTCAAGAAGAACAAAAAATTTTATTCACATTATTAAAACCAAAATTCTTTATGCCTATGCATGGAGAATATCGGATGCTAAAAACCCATGGAGAAACTGCAAATTCAGTCAATGTTAAAAAAGATAATGTTTTTGTAGTTGCAAATGGGGATCAAATCTTACTTCATAATGGTGTTGCAGAACTTGGAAAAAGAGTTCCTGCTGATGCTATTTTTATTGATGGTAAAGATATGACAGGTAAAGCAAGTAATGTTATTAGAGAAAGAAATATTTTAAGTCATGATGGTCTTATGGCTGTAATTATTTCTATTGACTCACAAACTAACAAATTATCATCACAACCTCGAATTGTTTCAAGAGGTAGTTTTTATGTTAGAGAAAGTGGAAATGTTATTGCTGAGGCAATAAATATTGTTACCAATGCTGTTTTGAGCGTATTAAATTCTTCAAAACCAACATTTGGTGCTATAAAAAATTCTATAAAAGAGTCTCTTTCACCTTTTATATTTAGATGTAAAAGAAGAAATCCTTTAATAATACCTGTCATATTAAATAGGAAGGTAGAAATTAAATAG